The segment GCATACTCCATACATAGATATTTCCATCGACCGTATTGTTCAACAACCAGATTTGCAGTGTTTATCATTTACTACCATCATCATTGTACTCTTTTGAACACCTGTGTTGTTATGCTCCAATAAACTTAACCGATAGACGTCCGCCAATAAAGAGCAATGTTGCGTTAAAAAAGGTACACAATTTGCATTGCTGTTGAAGCACAACATTCTATACTTGCCTTTTCAGATGGTGATTCGTAAGCATCTCTTTATTTGGGGGTAATGAGACAAACAATCCCTCCGTTACAGCAGCACAGTTCGGAATGAACCTCAACAAATGACTCGTTCCCCCCTCTGGCTCATAAAATGCTTACTGCACTGGGTATTTGTTACTTCAGCCTACTTTGCAGGCTTATCCGAATCAACAGCCAGGTGCAAAAAAACCAATTATTGCCCATTAGTTTTGCCTGAATTTGCTGCTCTGTGCATCACTGCCTAGAGAGGTCGTCTGCAATGACAGCAGCAAGAAACAGGAGCGTATTGGAAATGAAAACAGACTGGCTGTAACCCACATATTTATGTTGTGCAGCATTCACACAATGTCCCTGTCCCGTTCTCTCACATCTCACACCTATAATTGCTTAATCTTTGCGGTTTGACCGATTCCATGCTCTACTAAACACTGAATAAAACAAGGTTTACTGAAGGCAGCACGGTGGGAAGCTATACTCTCCAAGGGGATGGTGATGCGTTATCTATACCATCTTCTGATTATGCACGCATGGACACGTGAAGTTGGGCTTCATGTTTGTGTCGGAGTGTTGTGTGTACATCCAagcatgtgtgtctttatttcagGCCAAATGTTGACATTCCACATGGCTGAATTTGGGTTAAGTGAAGAATAACGTCACTCCATgggatgactgtgtgtgtgtttgtgtgtgtgtgtgtgtgtgtttttctcaatGTTCCACAGGGAGAAAGTGAACCCCAGGCTGCATTACTCATGGCCTGTTTTGATGCAAGCctgtgcgcacacacatacacacacacacacacacacacacacacacacacacacacacacacacacacaggcaggcccCAGTGCACACGTCCTGATAGATATTCACTAtacaacacacatgcatatgcagTTATGAATGCACAGAGACAAGTGAATTCCACCcctccacaaacacactgcattaaGAATAGCTATTGGTCCATGCAGCGTAAGTAGgttattaaagttattaaagaaTATCCCGTAGTCCTTGAGTAGCACCTATGCAATAACACATGCAATCATTAAAACATACCGTATGCACTCACCAGGtgtttgcaaaaataattaGCAAACGGGATACGGTATGTACTACAGTAAGTGGTCAGTGAAGACAACACTTGGCAAGCAAGatagcagaaaaaaagagacaaaggtGCAAATACAAGCCATCACTAATTGATAGTAATTTGTAATCATACAGCTGACTAACTGTACCCCACTTTTATGTGAATATGAGCAGACTTGAGGTTGTGACTCCAAAGCACATTCACATTTCTAGTTGTGACCTATTTTCTTGCTGAACTATTAGTGGTATCATTCCCTAACTTGTGGGCTACACACCTTCATTTCAAAAGAACAGGGATTTGATAAGGTGAAAGTCTTTTTCACGCTGGAATAAACATTAACTTATGATGCAGCTCCAGAAACTGGTCTTCACATCTGTCTGCAATTAAAAGCTATATATGGGAGCTTCACAATTTGTGAAACTCAAAGCTCAACATGTCCAAATGAGTGAGGTGTGGGCATTCTTGCATCAAAGCTGATTTGAAGATAATACCATGGTTGACATGCTTATATTATCACTTCATGATGGGGCCGGCCTCCCTGTCTGCCGGCTCTGTGGTCACCGGAGGGCGTCACCGGTTCTGGCTCACTGCCTGGCTATGGAAGCTGTCTCTCTCCCCTGACTTAGTCTTTTCTGAGTTTGATTACATTTGCTGTCACCTTCTTTTTTGCTGCACTGCACAGCGCACTCTTTGCTTACTCATGCGCCTAAGCTGCCAGCAACACTGTATGTTCATTGCTTCCAATTTGGTTGGATGTTTAATTCATGATGTATTTGGGTTAACCCCCAAAGAATCCTTAAAACCCattaaacattgtgtgtgtgcagccgcCCCTCTTTGTCCCTTCTTCAGCCCGGTTGTCACAATAGCTATTTAAGACAAGCTTATGACCCATGAGCTGGAAACCCCTGTTTTATACTAAAGACATTCACCTGGCTGGTGAATCTGACACTCGTGCAATTATGGTGAGCACACAAATGGAAAGGTATCAACATggtgtgaaaaaataaataaatctagcATCCATCCAATTATCATGGactcaacaaacaaaacaaggatgaggagagacactgagtgtttgtgtgtgtgtgtgtgtgtgtgtgtgggggggggggcaggaataCTGGTCACCTATAACAAGTTGTATCAactatatgtatgtacagtgaAAGCAACAGGAGAAGACTGTTTTTGTATAAGTCAGACTGAATGGGAGATAGTATGTTCTCTACACGCCTTGAGGGCGAGgtgaggctctctctctctctctctctccagtagCAGGTGTACAACAAGTGACAACAGAGTCTCCTTGTTATTGGCTGACGTGACATCCTATAGCCAGTCAGGGCTTAAAACCTGAAGCTCAACTCTTTAAGTCCATTTGCTCTGGTAACAAGAGGGTGGAACTTCCTTTTCAAACCCCAATGTCCAACCAGGTGGATGGCGGTAAGGGCCACACATTGAGCCATATTAATCATCTGTCATCCCTGCAGATGGCAATGCTGCCTGTATGCTTTGGCTTCAGAACGCCACGACAATATGCATGAATTGTCTCTGAGATATTCAGAGAAGAATGAAAGAATACAGTGATTCATTTACCTCCACGTAGGGCACCACTTTGCAGGTGAATTCCCCCAGCAGCCAGGACTTTGTCAGTTCATGAAAGACAACCATGGGCAGGCAGAAGAAGATGAGCACAAAATCCCAGACAGCCAAATTGGCCAGCAGCGAGTTGGAGATGCTCTTCATGTAATAGTTCTGGCACACGATGCACAGGATGGCAATGTTGCCGGCTATCCCCACCAGGAAAATGACCCCGGAGACGCACGTGATGGCGTAAGCGCCGTATGTCTCACTTGTCACCGGGTAAAAGGGGTTCTTGATCTCGTCCCCGAAATCCTGCGAGCTGGGAGGGGTGATCGGCGTGGCGTCCCAGGGGTTCTCCTCCCTGAACGTGATGAACTCGGTCCTCCTGGtgaagaggtcaaagggcagGTCGGTGGAGGTGAGGGCCACCGGCTTGGGGATGGGTTCCCACAACGACGCGTGATGCTGAGCCAAGACCCCCGAGCTTTTGTTCAGCCGGTTTCTCCCCCTCCTGGAGGCTTTCTTCTGCTCGTCTTTTGTCCCTCTCTTGTGCCTGTCACCCTCCTCGGGACCCCCTCCTCCGTCTCCCCGGCCCATTGATGAGGGCTTAGCCGCATTGTAGTGTCCACCTGCTGGCGTCCCCGTACTACTAAGACCGCCATTCAACTTTATCCGCTTATTGTGGTGGCGCGTCGGGACGGCGTTGGGACCCTCCACGGGTGTCCCAGTCCTACTGAAGTCGCGTTTGTTGTGTCCAATTCGCCTCGTTTCTCCGGCAATTACCCTCTTCCAAGGATGAGTGGAGTTCAGGGGCCCTCGTATAATTGCCCGTTGCGCCTGCAGCTCCGCCGAGGACGCACCTGTGGCGTAGCCCGACGAGAGCGCGCGGTCCCGGGCTTTGTGTTGGTGACTCTCCCGCGGCGGCCCGTGGAAAGTCCACGCAGAGTACGAGCTGCTGGTGTTGCGGTCCTCTGTCGCTCGTACTTCTCCATTGTTTCTTAGAGACAGAAGTACGTGCGCGTGggctaacaacacaaacaacgtCCTCGGCGGCAGCATCTGCATGGTCCAGGGATTAGTGAGCGCAGATTTAATCCTTCACAAGTGCATCTTCATACCTCCTCCATTCAGTCAACACCCATGTTGGAAACCGCACGGTGGGGAGTTCAGGGCTTCAAGGAAACGGGCTACATGCATCCGGAGAGGGCTGCAAACTTGTAAGTTATATCCCAACGCCTTGTTGTCTTGCGCTATGCAGTAATCTCACAAATCTCCGGCTCGATCACTCCCGCTTCCAAAGTCTTGACATCACCGAGCAGGACAGCTGCAccggagagaggtggaggagagaaggacgcgaagagaggtggaggagagaaggacgcgaagagaggtggaggagaggggagtgCTGCATATCCACGCACACGATCCGCAGCTCATCCAGTTTCCAGCTGTGAGTAAAAGCATCAAGAGAGAccgtttcctcctccctctctctctcacacactctctctctctctctctctctctctctctctctctctctctctctctctctctctctctctctctctctctctctctctctctgtgttagTGCGTTAGTTTAGTGGGTTGGGTCGGCTGGCGGCAGAAGCAGCGTCAATGCGGTGCAGACCTGGTAAAGCCCCCTAGGTTGTGAtgacgggagagagagagagagagagagagagagagagagagagagagagagagagagagagagagagagagagagagagagtgtgtgacagagaggcaaagaggAGGGGTGGACATCTCTCTGTTTATCGTCCCTTCCTCCTCTGCGTCCAGTGCCTCACCTCCTCTGCTTTCTCTCGGAGGATAGGACCGCGCGCGCTGGAAGAAAATGGACTCCCCTGGCGGCTAACCCCGATCTGTCACTCCTCATTCATCACGGAGCATCCAGCAGACATCCAGCAGACTACGgctacagccccccccccccccccccccacctcccctcccctccggCAGACAAGACAGCCACGCCCGACAGAACGTGCTAATAAATATAATACccagtttctttattttttattttgcgcCGTCATATCGACGCACAACATTACGCGTGAGGCCATTTAATCTTTAAAAGCGAATAGAAATAGCACCGTCAGTGAGAGACAGTTGcacttgtttttaatgaaaggcAACTCTCAAAATACATTTCTCCTTCCATAAAAAGGATGCTTGAGgccctttcatttcctttaagGTCTTTCAAACAGACACTTTATCAGGACGATACATGAAGTACACCTGCAGACCTACAAATGAGAGGACATTCTGACCTCTCGCAGTGATAATGCACTTACACTTTGACTTTAGCATCTCAGTATCTTACTGTTGATATAATGACATGTTCTCAAACTAGTGAATTGCTATCTAGAGCAGCGATTCCCAACCAGGGGCTCTGTCCTTATAGCATGGCGTTAATCAGCTTGGGGGAGCATGGACATATTGTAGAGTAAACATTTACCGCCACATGGATGAATGATCGAAAGCTAAAAGTAATGGATGAGAAACTGAAATAATAAGCTTAAAGTAAAGGCAATGATGCAATAGTTTGACTATTAAATTAAAGTTATTTGCTCAAAttgttggaaaaaaaacctaaataaataacaaataaaaatagcaaATGGCAGCTATAGTGGTTCTTAAGCATTAATTCACACCCACAGACATGTGAGATCAAGGACCCCTTCCTCAAAAAGAAGTGCATTTAAGGAAATGTGGCTATAAcaaaccacaaacaacaacCTGTGAATAAGTATACTGTACGTCCAGTAGCTCGATCAATAATTCAAGAGACTCCCTAGACTAAATGAAATGAGCACATAATGTCTCAAGTGCTCTAAGTGCTGCTCCAAGTGAACAGTTCACACTCTCAGACCACACTGCAGACAGTCTGAACCCTGCGGGGGAAACctaccacacaccacaccaaatgtgcacagacacacatcgaAGTATACGCAAACATGCATTTTTTAGAAATGGATGTATTCGCACGTGTACGCAAAACTCACGGTTGTATACACATGCAAATACGTACATATTCGTGTGCATGTTTTGTCTCAAAAACATACGCAggtactgagagagagagaggaaagagtgaATTGGCAGACTTAGCGGACATCTAGGTGGTGACCTTCTACATCAAATAGGTGATTGGAGCCAATTCCGaccaggcaggcaggcaggcaggcaggcatgaacacacacacacacacacacacacacacacgcacacacgcacacacgcacacacacacacacacacacacacacacacacacacacacacacacacacacacacacacacacacacacacacacacacacacacacacacacacacacacacacacacacacacacacacactctctctctctcacagccaAGTTTCACTAGGGGAAGAATACTGAAGATAGTTAACTGGAGATGTTCCTGCCAATATCATCTGACCTGGATTTAATTTCATCGCAAAAAGTTCTCTAAGTAAAGTTTTGATgggccctaaccctaacacctaacccaaAAGTGAGTAAAATAATATACATGTGTGGTGTGGGTGGAGGGTATTTGTCATACGCTTTTTGCATGTTAACTTTTCTTTGCAGAGTGCATGTGTCGAGTCCCGCACGGTTACTTTCAAATGAATGTTGCCCCTTTTGATTCCCAAATAAGTCCTTTACACGTGAGCCAATCCCGGCTCACGGAGCTGTGCTCCGTACACGTTCAGCATCCATTGGGCTTCACAGGTTAAATCCTTCAAATTACACTGTGTATCTGACCTTGGAAATACCACCAGAGCAACTTATGCTACCATTCTAATCAGCTGGAATGCACGGGGCAACACTCTGCATGCAATTATCATGTGGATTGTGTGCGTGGTCCGTGGAGACTCTGCTAGTTGGCGTGTGTGCGTGGAGATAAAGAAGAGAGGCCCTCTCGCAGATGTACTCATGCATGGAACCACTCAGCGATTCAGACACAGAGGGACATCAAGGGCACACACCGTCCGTGCACTCACTTGAAAGTAAAATATTAAGTACTCACAGCacgacgcacaaacacacacacacacacacacacagtgaaagtcTGGAGTTTAGTGGGGCATGCAGGCGGCAAGAAGAACATGCTAGCACCATGACGATTTCATGGATTTTACTGTATAGGTGCTGTGTGGAATATAAATTATACACacaagcgtgcacacacacacacacacacacacacacacacacacacacacactcgctcactcaACTCTATGAATAGAGTGATAATCAGACACGCAAACAGGCTAAACAAAACAGACAACAGATCCCCAAAAACAAGCCTACAACTGCGTGAGGCTTCAATGAATTACAGAAGCAGTCAGTTCAATTAAATCAGATTTCAGTGTGGGAAGCTCCGTTGGGGAAACAGTTTTCATACTTTCACTCATCTAAATTATTTACACTTCCACCTCCCCGTGGTCTTGTCTGAAGAAGTTATCTTCtccaaataaatcaatacaagaGCGTAAATTGTATTAATCAGCTTGCCTGTGACGGCAATTCTTTAAGTGTCACTGTGAAATCGTCCCGATGAACAATCAGGATGAGTGGGAGAGTCTTTTTACTGACACAATTGTGATTTCATAGGCATTCAACTTTTTGCCCCTCaatgtgatttatgtttttgtctttccacTTCTCTCCATCCAATATCCATCCACTGTGAGGCTTTTATCCCACTGCTTACAATCTCATACAATGTCTCGTTGTTCTGAGAGCCGTTCAACAAACCCACTCTGATCCCTTAAGCTTCAACCCTTTATGAGGAATTATCTTCCAATAATGTCTTCAGGAGGCTCTCAGTGGTGATGTCTGTTTACCAGGCGGTTGCCACATGGTAAACATTTAACTCAGTGGCGAGTGTCATTGTATAGCTCAATGGCGGCATCTGGTGCTATTTGAAGGAGTAGCACGAACACTGAAAGCTTCTCTGAAAGCCTCGAGTTAGAGGCTGATTTGTTTTCTAATGAACTGAAAGTTTAAGGTACGTGGTTATCCCACTCTTCTTTATTTTACTCCTCCTTTTGTCTCCCTCACTTTTTTTAAGTCTACATCTTTAATAGTCCTGCCTTCCATCCACCTCTTTTTGCAGCCtaatgtcttttctctctgttaTTGGCTTTAACTTCAGCCCACCTTTCACCTTATTTGATTACTTTCCTGTTGCCCTTGAATCTCATCCCAGCTATGATTGAGAGCATACTTATTCTACCATTAAAGGGGGAAAGATAATCTCATTTAGCTTTCAAAGTGAGATCAGAGAGCAGAAGCAGATGTGATTTTGAGACAGATACGATAACAGTAAATAATAAAGTCTCCCTGCCACTGCTCCTGATATAGTGGACATGAGTCATGGAGGGTGGAGACCGTTGGACATTTAGTTAAAAAACATATGTTTACAGTACATATTATAGTGGGGGgcatacatagatatatatattgttgattTAGTgggtgttttatgtattttatttgaggTTGTATGTTCACATCTgcatgtgatgtgtttcttaTGGACTGCAATTTACATTTAACGGGTAGTGATACAAATTGAGGGTGAAGTTAAAAGTTGATGGAAGAAAGGGCCGTGCCTCCAATCACAGATCTTGGACCAGCAATTTTACATTGGGTCTCCTTGTCTGCcgtaaaaaaaatatgcacAGTTATGGGGAGGAGGTCCCAAATTAGTTTAGCTGGTTATTTTAATGAGGAGAATCATTTGTAGGAGCTATAGTTGTCATCAGAGGAGTGATATAaattcacatttacattgtgAATCAGAATGTAGTTAAAGCTCAGTACATTATAGGGAGAATAAAGCTATAAAATCATCCGCTATATATGAGTATATATAAGATGTGGTGCAACGGCACTATACCATACAGATGGAGTAGGCAATGCGGAAGCAGGACAAGCACACCTTTGGTGAACAAAGAGAGGGACCTTTGATAGGAGTAACTGCATTGGAGGAGAGTGAGGTGTCACAGGTGATAGGTTGTGACATTCTTTAGAGCGAAAGGTAATGGGCCGAGCACACACTCCTGGATAATGACAGTGGCTCTCTTGGAAATTGTGTTTTCAACCGTAACTGCTTGAGGTATGTTTAAGGAAACTGCTGAGAACTTTAAAGTGCTTCAAGGAGTTTCTTAATCGTGTGATGTCACTGGATGGCATCGGAAGCAGAGCAGTGATCAATGAGAAGTGGTCTGTTAGAGAGAGTTGTATAAGAGAGTCTAAGTGTTGCATTAGCGGATCAAGGAGACAAGCCACTGCATCATCTAGGCCTCGTTGGTTCTCTTGTGAGTCAACTAGATTATGGTGGAAACTATATTTTCAGTTGGATGATACATTCCTTTTGCACAGGTGTTCTCTTTCACTTCTCTACTATTTTTAATGATATTTGCCATGCTAATTAGTAAGTTGAACCTTTCTACGTATCCTTTTTGTACACACTTGGAAGCTCAGTGAATGGATATTTCAATGTATTCAGCGTGCACCAGTTATACATTATTAAAGACCGGATGTGGATATGTCCCTTTGTGCTTTGTTTGgtactttttaatgtttacatCTTTTCTGCGGTCTCTGTCGGGCTGAGCTCTTCCAattcacagagacacacacagacatagacacacacacatacatatacagacatagacacacacacacatacatatacagacatagacacacacacacatacacatacagacatatacacacaatcatatgcacacagacatagacacacacacgtacacgtacagacatagaaaacacacatacacacagacacacccacaaaGACATAGACACACCCACAAAGACATAGACAAACCCACAAAGACATAGACAAACCCACATACATGTACGGACATaggcacacgcacatacacatacaaagacacacacacatacatagacacatacacacatacacatacagacatatacatacacacacacatacagacatatacatacacacccACAAAGACATAGACACACCCACAAAGATATAGACAAACCCACATACATGTACGGACATaggcacacgcacatacacatacaaagacacacacacatacatagacacacacacacatacacatacagacatatacatacacacacacatacagacatagacatacacacacacatacagacatagacatacacacacacatacagacatagacatacacacacacatacagacatagacacacagacatacatatgCAGACATAggcacacgcacgtacacacatacacacagacatagacaaacacacatacacacacagacatagacacacacacatactcatccacacagacatagacacacacacacatacactcacacacacacacacaatactaacgataatgtattttatttgtaaagcacttttcattagAAAATAATCTCAGAGTGGTACAGAGCcagtagatagttaaaaacaaactataatagaaaagaaaatagctggCAGTGATAACAAagtcaaaaacgccttcctgaataaaaaggttttaattaAACAGTCCAGTGATACCGGATTTCAGTAAGATGTCTGATTTCTGGGAGGTGCACAGTCTCTAAACCCAGTGGCCATCGGTCTGATAACCGATAAGCCTTTGGGGGCAAGGGGCTAATATATTTATGGTGTTGCCTGCGGATATATGGGCCAAGGCTACCTTTACCATGCGCTGCTCATTTTTTGCTCTCCGAGTAGCAACTTGAGAGTTGGAGTTGAGAGACGACGAGAATGACCGGATTGTTTCAAAAGAAGCCAGTTTACAAGCTCATTTAAAACCAGTAAAAAGCGAAATGAATTGTGAGGCGATAGCTCACAagcagtgtttgtgttgcccTCACATGCTCAGGAAGACGGTTCCATAAGCAAGAGGCCCGGTCACccagggggcggagcttggAGTTgtggacccggaggagcgagctgGTTATGGATCTGAGGATGtgggtggaggtttggggagtaatgagttgtTGTAGGTATGGAGGTGCAtttccatttatgcatttatgggtgagtagtaggactttgtagtcaatccggaatgagacagggagccagtggagtaaATTGGGGAATGGGGGTTCATATTTCTGGACTCTCATCAGGAACCtgttgttttgaatgtattgtagtttctggatgttcttgccagtgatcccagtgaagagggaattacagtagtccagtctagaggagataaaggcgtggacgagcttctctgcatTCGACATGGTTAAAgtggggcggagtttggagatgtttttgagatgataaaaggaggttttgcacaggtgttttatatggtcattaaaggtcaggtgagggtcaaacctaactcccaggatagtgactgtggaggagaggagtaTGACCTGACAGATAAAGGTGagatgagttatggaggatgactgaacctggtgtggagtgccaacaaggagCGCTTCGGTTTTGCTTCTGTTTAACTGGAAGAAGTTGTTTCCTTTATCTCCTCAAGACAGGTGGTGAGACATGACATGGCTGCAGTGGGGTTTGGGGCAGTTttgatgtaaagctgtgtgtcgtcagcataacagtggaaggacaacctatgtttgttgatgacacgaccgagggggagcatgtaaataatgaaggAGGATGGGGCCGAGGACCGACCCTTGCTGAAGACCACTGGGAGCAGTCTGGACTTCTTCCCAGTGAGACATATTCAGTTCTGCCAGAAAGGAGTCTGACAATGGTGGTGTGGAGGCGCTctaggaggagagtgtgatccactgtgtcaaatgcagcagtcaggtccaggaggatgaggagtgagGGTGATCATGCATCGGCTGTCATTAGCAGGTCATTCGTCACCCTGAGTAAAGCTGGTTCAGTGCTGCGGGCTGAACGAAAACCTGACTGGAATTTTTCAAACAAGTTGTGTTTGAGGTGTTCCTGAAGTTGAGAAGCGACTACTTACTACTCTAACACCTTGGAAAGGAAGGCACGGTTGGAGAAAGGCCTGTAATTGGCTACAACCTCCGGGTCCaggatttcacacacacacatacgcacacacacacacacacacacacacacacacattcacacacacgcacacacacacacacagacacagacacacacacatacattcacatacacacactcacattcacacacacacagacacagacatacattcacatacacacacacatacacagacacacacacacacacacacatacattcacatacacacactcacatacacacacacacacacacactcacattcacacacacacacacacacacacacacactcacatgcacacacacacacacacacacactcacattcacacacacacacacatacgcacacacacacacacacacattcacacacacgcacacacacacacacagacacacacacacacacacacacacacacacacacatacattcacatacacacactcacacacacacacacacactcacattcacacacattcacatacacacacacacacacacacacacacagagacacacact is part of the Cyclopterus lumpus isolate fCycLum1 chromosome 23, fCycLum1.pri, whole genome shotgun sequence genome and harbors:
- the gpr37b gene encoding prosaposin receptor GPR37b, which encodes MQMLPPRTLFVLLAHAHVLLSLRNNGEVRATEDRNTSSSYSAWTFHGPPRESHQHKARDRALSSGYATGASSAELQAQRAIIRGPLNSTHPWKRVIAGETRRIGHNKRDFSRTGTPVEGPNAVPTRHHNKRIKLNGGLSSTGTPAGGHYNAAKPSSMGRGDGGGGPEEGDRHKRGTKDEQKKASRRGRNRLNKSSGVLAQHHASLWEPIPKPVALTSTDLPFDLFTRRTEFITFREENPWDATPITPPSSQDFGDEIKNPFYPVTSETYGAYAITCVSGVIFLVGIAGNIAILCIVCQNYYMKSISNSLLANLAVWDFVLIFFCLPMVVFHELTKSWLLGEFTCKVVPYVEVASLGVTTFTLCALCIDRFRAATNVQMYYEMIENCTSTTAKLAVIWIGALLLALPELLIRQLVVEDTGMPDEPPVERCIIRISTSLPDMLYVLGLTYEGARLWWCFGCYFCLPTLFTIGCSLVTARKIRRAEQSSVRSNKKQIRLESQMNCTVVALAIVYGACVVPENICNIVSAYMAAGVPEHTMSVLHLLSQLLLFCRAAVTPALLLLLCRPLGRAFLDCCCCCCCNHAPSSATASDDNEHECTTELELSPFSTIRRELSNYTPAGSNC